The sequence GATCTTGGCGTTGAACTCGGTGGCCTGGCCCCGCTTGGCGCCCTTGGCCTCGTACTCGGCCTTGAAGTCGTCCAGCGTGACCGTGAACGGGGCGAGCTCGCCGCCGCTGAAGGCGCGGCCGGGCTGGAACTGGTCGTAGAGGCCGAGCGAGTTGGCGAAGGTCTTGCCCTCGGTCAGCAGGACGTTGCCCCGGTAGCCGAACAGGTTCCCGAGGCCGAGCGCGAACAGCAGCGCCAGCAGCGCGAGGTGGAAGAGCAGGTTGCCCGTCTCGCCCAGGTAGCCCTTCTCGGCCGACGCGGCGCCGCTGGACACGTCCACGCGGAAGCGGCGGGCGCGCAGGGCCGTGCGGGCCTCGTCGAGGACGTCCTCAGGAGACGCGTCGGTCTCGTACGTGGCCGACTGCGGCAGTCGCGCCAGGTTGCGGGGGGCCGCCGGCGGGCGCGCCCGCATCGACCTGTAGTGCTTGACGGCGCGCGGGACGACGCAGCCGGCGAGCGAGACGAACAGCAGGATGTAGATGGCCGCGAACCAGGGGGCCGCGAACACGTCGAACATGGAGAACTTGTCGAGCCAGGGCCCGAGCGTCTCGTGCTTCTCCAGGTAGGCGGCGACCTTCTCGGGTGCCTGGCCCCGCTGCGGCAGGATCGAGCCCGGCACCGCGCCGAGCGCCACCAGGAACAGCAGGATCAGCGCGGTCCGCATGGTGGTGAGCTGCCGCCAGCCCCACCGCAGCCAGCCGAGCGGGCCGATGCCGGAGGGGCGCGGCACCTCCTCCGGCGCCTGCCGCGCGGCGGGCGCCTCGGTGCCGGTCTCCTCCGCGTCGTCTGCGGCGTGGTCGGTGCCGGGGTGGTCGGTGTTGGTGTCAGTCATCTCACATCACCGGTTCGAAGCCGCTGATCCACGACCTCAGCTCGATGGTCAGGTCACCCCACAGGCCGCTCACGAGCAGCACCCCGATGAGGACGAGCATCCCCCCGCCGATCCGCAT is a genomic window of Actinomadura citrea containing:
- the resB gene encoding cytochrome c biogenesis protein ResB, producing the protein MTDTNTDHPGTDHAADDAEETGTEAPAARQAPEEVPRPSGIGPLGWLRWGWRQLTTMRTALILLFLVALGAVPGSILPQRGQAPEKVAAYLEKHETLGPWLDKFSMFDVFAAPWFAAIYILLFVSLAGCVVPRAVKHYRSMRARPPAAPRNLARLPQSATYETDASPEDVLDEARTALRARRFRVDVSSGAASAEKGYLGETGNLLFHLALLALLFALGLGNLFGYRGNVLLTEGKTFANSLGLYDQFQPGRAFSGGELAPFTVTLDDFKAEYEAKGAKRGQATEFNAKIHYRSSPDAPNKPYDLQINHPLKVGGAKVYLLGHGYAPVFTVRDAKGNVAFQDSVPFLEMEPRNLTSEGVIKVPDAEPDQLAFYAILWPTAVASEDGKQIVSAFPAPLRPVVTITAFKGDLGLDSGSPQSVYKLEGVGRTIQPIKGGQKLLEPGESFALPGDAGTVTFDGLKEWTSLSVNRDPGRIPALIAAVLAVLGVATSFMVRRRRVWVRASAGEGGRTVVEVGGLTLGNPTSEFDDIVTALRGPQDGPASEPGETPAADGPSGAATEPKE